From Clostridium sp. SY8519:
TACGGAGAGGAGTTTCTTTTGGAACATAAACGAAGACAGCATTACAGCGGCAAATACCCGAAACGCTTTGAAGAAAAATACAAAGAACGAAACCCGGAAAAATACAGAGATACCATCGCCCACGTCATCGCCAAGGGGAATACCCCTGCAGGCATGCATATCCCGATCTGTGTGGATGAAATTCTGGAATTTCTGAATGTCCGCCCCGGCCAGACCGGTCTGGACTGCACCCTGGGATACGGTGGCCATTCCCTGGAACTGTTAAAGAAACTGGGAGAAAACGGCCACCTCTACGGCCTGGATGTGGATCCCATCGAATCGGTGCGCACCCGGGACCGTCTGGCCGCAGCAGGCTTCGGCCCTGACCGCTTCACCCTGATTCAGACAAATTTCGCCAACATCGACCAGGTGGCTGCGTCCCACGGCCCTTTTGACTTCCTACTGGCGGATCTCGGCGTTTCCTCCATGCAGATCGATAACCCAGCACGGGGATTTTCCTACAAGGCCGACGGACCGCTGGATCTGCGCCTGAACCCGGAAGCCGGACAGCCTGCCGCCCGGCGTCTGCAGGAAATGGACGAAGCGGAGATTTCCGGCATGCTGACGGAAAATGCCGATGAACCCTGCGCAGACCAGATCGCCCGGGCCATTGTGCGGGCACGTCGCAGCGGACAGCAGATCCGGACCACCACGGACCTGCGGCGGATCATTGCGGACGCCCTGTCCTTTCTTCCGAAACAGGAGCAGAAAGAAGCCGTAAAAAAATCCTGCGCCCGCACCTTCCAGGCGTTACGGATCGACGTAAACCGGGAATACGAAGTTCTTTACGAACTGCTGCGCAAACTGCCGGAAGCCCTTGCCCCCGGCGGACGGGCCGCGATTCTTACTTTCCATTCCGGGGAAGACCGTCTCGTAAAGCACGTTTTCCGGGAACAGAAAAAACAGGGGCTGTACACGGAAGTATTCAAAGAGGTCATCCGCCCTTCGGCGGAAGAATGCAGACGAAACCCCCGGGCCCATTCCGCCAAGCTGCGCCGGGCCATCCGCTAATGACTCAGACAGGAGATTCCCATGACCAATGAACAGATCTTAAAGATCTATGGAACAGACTACAGACGCAATACCCGCACCCTGCTGGAGGCTGCGGACCTGGCTGCGCGGATTCCCTCCGCTAACAGCCGGATCCTGATCAAGCCCAATCTGGTATCCCCCGTTCCGGCCTCCGCCGGAGGCACCACCCACCCGGAAATCGTCGCCGGAATCATCGAATACCTCCAGGACCACGGATTTTCCCATCTGCGGATCGCCGAGGGCTCCTGGGTGGGCGACCGTACTCCGGAAGCTTTTGACTGCTGCGGATATTACGCCCTGGCCCGCCGGTACGGCGTGGAACTTCTGGATACCCAGCAGGATACCTTCTATTCCGCGGACTGCGGCGGCATGACACTGAAGATCTGCAGCTGTGTCCGTCAGGCGGATTTTATCATCAACGTACCGGTTCTGAAGGGACACTGCCAGACCAAAATCACCTGTGCCTTAAAAAACATGAAAGGCCTGATCCCCAATGCCGAGAAAAGAAGATTTCATGCCCTGGGGCTCCACAATCCCATCGCCCACCTGTCTGCGGGCATCCGGCAGGACTTTCTTGTGGTCGACCACATCTGCGGGGACCTGGATTTCGAGGACGGCGGCAACCCGGTGGTCCGCGACTG
This genomic window contains:
- a CDS encoding DUF362 domain-containing protein, yielding MTNEQILKIYGTDYRRNTRTLLEAADLAARIPSANSRILIKPNLVSPVPASAGGTTHPEIVAGIIEYLQDHGFSHLRIAEGSWVGDRTPEAFDCCGYYALARRYGVELLDTQQDTFYSADCGGMTLKICSCVRQADFIINVPVLKGHCQTKITCALKNMKGLIPNAEKRRFHALGLHNPIAHLSAGIRQDFLVVDHICGDLDFEDGGNPVVRDCIMAAADPVLTDAYVCHLLHYRPEDVPYLTLAAELGVGSLDLTRAEILTLGDSRPEELPYTRKVVELADAVTEVESCSACYGYLIPALDRLKEEGLFSRLTEKICIGQGFRGQTGTLGVGNCTRGFAFCVEGCPPTENQIYDQLKAYLSSVQPESQKESADGTQAS
- the rsmH gene encoding 16S rRNA (cytosine(1402)-N(4))-methyltransferase RsmH → MEHKRRQHYSGKYPKRFEEKYKERNPEKYRDTIAHVIAKGNTPAGMHIPICVDEILEFLNVRPGQTGLDCTLGYGGHSLELLKKLGENGHLYGLDVDPIESVRTRDRLAAAGFGPDRFTLIQTNFANIDQVAASHGPFDFLLADLGVSSMQIDNPARGFSYKADGPLDLRLNPEAGQPAARRLQEMDEAEISGMLTENADEPCADQIARAIVRARRSGQQIRTTTDLRRIIADALSFLPKQEQKEAVKKSCARTFQALRIDVNREYEVLYELLRKLPEALAPGGRAAILTFHSGEDRLVKHVFREQKKQGLYTEVFKEVIRPSAEECRRNPRAHSAKLRRAIR